TCAATAAGGAGGACCGTGTCTTAAGAAGCTGGGCCTTCGACAAGCAGTACAAACTGGTCAAGGAAACTGGCGAACTCTTCGACCTAAGAATTGACCCAGAAGAGACCTCTCCCATCGATATGGCCACCGCTAATGACGAAGCCAAAGCCGCCCACGCCAAGTTGAAGAAAATTAACGACTCCATGGGCCAGAACTACACGCCCTGGACCTGGGCCATAGACGGCAAGGATTTGCTATAATCCTGGGAACGGTGCGGTGTCACGCCATAGCGCCTAGGCGGCGGCGGACGTGTGCCTCCGTAGCCCTTAGGGCGGAGTGGTAAGCCCCAGCTCGGTATTCAGGTATCAGAGCTATCAATCTTCCTCTTCCTCCTACTCTTCCTCGAAAATACAAGACAACACTCTAATGAACCACCCGCTTTCGCCTGCGCTGAGCTTGTCGATGCGATCGAGGACGTAGAGTTCGCCGAGTTTAAATTTCCTCCGCGTTCTCAACGAACTCGGCGGTTAATCTTTCAATAACACACATAACGCCTAATCATCCTCAGAAGGCTTGATTGGTGCTTTACCTACCATCCTCGAAGGTGATCCATGGATAGTTTTTCTGGTTCGCGGAAATGAGGACAGGCTGAATCTTTGTAAGTAGTACAAAAACAAGCGGGCCGTCCTGAAGACGCTCCCCCCTGCTATTTGTTTTCGCAGACAAAGTCTAAATGTCTAGTTGGTCGATCTCTTCAGCTGGTACTTCCTCGTCTCAACGTATTCGGTTCCCTCGAGCGATTTCCAGGTCACGGTCATCGTGTCACCAGAAACTTCACGGATCAGGTAATTGTTTCCCTGAAACTGAATAACGGTGCCGGAGCCTTCAGGTTCATAGCGTCCGGCATGCTGAGCGAAACCTTGGGCTCCCATATAAGACCGACTGATGGTTCCGTTGCTGAGATTGTCGACGCCAGCTATATTGGTTCCTGGTGGACCGTCGCCGTCTGCTCCACCGATACGCCAGAATTCCAAAACCCAGCGGGGCGAATGTTTAACAAACATGTTTCGGTGATTGCAGCCTTCCGAATCTGTGCCTTCCCAAACTCCAAGCAACGGTTCCATAAACTTCAATTCATCGTCGAGCTCAACCGTTCCACCAACGGACCGGTATTGAGTGTTGAACGCTTCCAGATCAATCTCTGTCCAGCGCCAGGTTTTTCTCCAGAACATACTTTCGTTTACTTGTCCTCGTGCAACCAGAGGGCCGGATGAAATCCTCAGTCTGCCATTGCTCGCCGCGTTGTAGTTATGCTCGGTAGCAAAATTGAAGCCGCGAATGGTTTCATTCACACCAACTCCCTTGTAGCCAGAGGCTACACGAGCCATAGCGGTTACGACGTAATTCCCATTCGGCATCAGGGCGAGGCGAAAATGGTTGTTTTGACGTTCATCAGTGAACCACCAAGCACGTTCTCTTTCCGTTAGCTCACCGTTTATAGAAGTTAGGCTTCGCTCAACGATCAGCCCCGATACTTCATTTAGATGAAAATGCTTGGTTTCTTCAATTTTCCGTCTGGAAGGAGTGATTTCGTTATAGGTGTAGGATTGGTCCAAGAAGCGAAAGTCCTCCTGTATGGGTGTGATACCATAGAGCGAAGACGCGATGAACAGAGAGACCACTAGGGGTACAATAGATACGATTATTTTTTGGGGGGTTGGGGGCTTATATTACTAGATGCGCCGTTTCAGGTTCAATCGGGTCATCGAATTAAAAATAAAGATAGCTTGATGAGAATTCACGGTGAGGAAATGCTCAATGAGACTGATGAATTCCACTCTATGAAAGCTTCAACGATCCTCATTTCGCTCACCCTATTTCTTAGTTTTTGTTTAAACGCTCAAGGCCAGCACCTCAAGGCGGCCTATGCGGTAGCTCATCACGATGTGAAGAACATCACGGCCTTTTATCGTGAAGTGGAAGTGGTCGATCTGCCACAAGGGACCTACTCGGCTATTTCGTTCACCGGTGGCTATGTTGGTCTGGCGATGAGAAACCCCCATATCAATTTCTCGATCTGGGATACCAAAGTAAAAGGTAAGATCATCGGTCAGGCGAAAATGATCAAGTCGTCCAAGATGGGAACCCCGGACAACCATCGATTTGGCCATGAAGGATCAGGTTATCACACCGAGCTGGATTTTAAGTGGAAACCCGGTGTGCGCTACAAGGTGTATGTGGAGGTAGAACACTTGAATGAGAACACGCGTTACTCAGCCTACTTTGGTGAGGTGGCAAAAGAGTGGCATTTCATCGCGACCATTGAGCGGCCAGGTATTCACTATCTGAGAGGACCGGGAGGTTTCCTGGAGCATGTAGGCAAGAAGCTGGCGGATCAAAGACGAGCGACCACTTACTACGGAGCCTGGGTATCGGATGGAGAGCGATGGGAGCCAGTCACCAAGATCAAATATAATTTCAAAGATCCCACAACAGCGAACGCCATATTCAAGGATAACGGAGTCACACTCCAAATCGGTCAAGGGATCCGATCACAGTACGAAAAAAACCACATCTTCGAAATCGAAGCTCTGGATCGACCGGAGTTCCCAAACTAAGCTCTAGAACCCATTCACTCTACCTACGGTGTAGACCGTCTACATCGTTCTAGCCAAATGAGAGAGAAGTTGTTTGGGTCAGAATGCTTTTCTAACTTCGATCTCCAACTCTAATTCATCTCCACGCACTTTATGCCTGCTGAATCTACGTTTAATAAAGAACTCTTTCTTATCATCTTCGGTTTCTACATGCTCGGCATGGTCATACTGGGGTGGTGGGTATCGAGAAAGCAGAAGACGGGAGATGACTTTTTACTCGGTGGTCGGAAGGTGCCATTCTTCCTGGTGCTGGGAACGACAATAGCGACGATGGTGGGTACGGGGTCGAGTATGGGCGCTGTGGGCAAGGCCTACGTTCAAGGCTGGGCCGGTGCATTGTTCGCGCTGGGTGGAGCCTTTGGACTGTTCTTTCTGGCGAAGTTTTTTGCCGATGTGCGGAAGTACAAGTTCATGACCTTGTCCGAGGAGATGTCATTCTACTATGGTGGCAATAGGCTCATCAAAGGGATCGTTGGAGTAGCCATATTCTTTGCCTCGGTGGGTTGGCTGGGAACACATATCCTTGGCGGTAGCCTTTATCTGAACTGGGTAGCCGGCATCGATATGACCTGGTCGAAGATAATCGTTGCATCCGGGTTCACCATCTACGTGATCATCGGAGGTTATACAGCCGTTGTATGGACGGATACGATACAGGCCGTGATTCTATTCTTTGGATTTATCCTGATGGGATTTCTTTGCCTGGGTCAACTGGACGCTTTCAACAATTCGGAGGCCTTATTCAGCCCTAAATATTTTACTTTCCTAGAACCTGGAACGATTCTCGCTTCGCTTACGGTGGTCGCCAGTATCTTTATCAGTACGGCGACGGTCCCCTCATTCAGGCAACGGATATACTCGTCAGTCGATAAGGAAACGGTGCAGAAAAGCTACTATCTCTCGGCACTGATGTATCTGCTCTTTGCCATCATTCCGGTCATCGTCGGTATTACGGCTTTCAATCTCATTCCCGATATCGCCAATCCCGATCAAGCCTTTCCGGAACTCGTGACCAAGATCCTTCCGGCAGGTATCGGTATCATTGTTTTATTGGCTGGATTGAGCGCCGTGATTTCTTCTGCCAGCTCGGATGCGATTGCTGGAACATCCATCTTATTGCGTGACGTCTTTATTCTTCTAACGGGCAAGATGCCCCCAAAGGAAAAAGCGATTCTCTACTCTCGTTATGGGGCCATGATCACCTCGGTTTTTGCAGTAGCGTTCTCGATGTTGTCGAACAACATTTTCGACTACATCAAAGACATGGTGGGAATCGTCATGAGCGGCATGTTCGTCTGCGCGGTGTTCGGAAAGTTCTGGAAACGCTCTACCTGGCAAGGTGGGGTTGCGGCATTGGTTACGGGATCATGTACCGCTTTAATTCTAATGTTTATCCCAGATTGGAAAGCGATGTTTGGCGGGGTCACCCTTCCCTCAGTGGCGGTGTCGTCGATCTGTTGTGTGGTGGTGAGTCTGATGACACCGGCAAGCACAGTTACTGATGAAGAAGCACTGGCATCCCTGGAAAAAGAGCGGGAAGTGTTTTCAAGCTGATCGAATTGAACTGTAAGAGCGGGGTAAACCCGCTCCTACAGCTAGGCATAAATTCGAACTACCCCGCGTCAAGTTGCTTGATCAGCTCATCAACCGCGCGTTTCAATTGGGGATCTACCTTCCTTGATTTATAAGCCGGCGGATTCTCGACAAGGATATCCGGGACGGCGGGATTGTGCTCCATATTAAGCTCGGTTTCTTTGACGAACCAGCCACGGAGAGGCATGCGAACGTAGGAACCGTCGACTAATCCGTAGCCACCGGTTGAAATGACCGCACCGAAGGTTGGCTGACCCACCAACGTTCCGAGCCCGAGGGATTTGTAGGCATGAGAAAAGATCTCAGCATTGCTGTAGCTGTTTTCGTTACAGAGGGCGACAGATGGTTTTGAATTGGAAGCCAATGGCAGGCGAGTACTTGGGTAGTAGCTCTTAAACTGCAGATGCTCCTCCGCCAAATTGGATGCCGCTCCTCGAGGGATCGTGTAGGCGTGCTGATCTACATTGAGCACAGCCATGAGGTAGTCCGTGGTCCAACCACCGCCGTTGTAGCGCACATCAATCACAATCCCTTCCTTGCCATAGCCAGCTGCAATTAGCTCGGTCTGAAAACGTTCGAAGCTATCCCAGCCCATGGCCCGAATGTGCAGATAACCCAATCGGCCACCGGAAAAGTCATCGACAAGTTCACGACGAGCTTCAACCCAGGCATCGTAGTTTTCCGAGCTCAAAGAACCTACCGGCCAAATAATGCTCTCAAGCGTCTCCCCTTCCCTTTCGATCTCCAAAAGCACTTCGTTGTTTGCCTTGTCGGCGAAGAGAGAGAATACGTTCACATCGTTGGCCACTGGTTCTCGATCGACGGATATGATTACATCGCCGACTTCAATCGGCGTAGAAGCTTTAGTTAGTGGACTGGAGGGTACGATTGAGCTAACCCGGAAACCGTCCTCGGTATTCACACCTTCCATACCGACCAATCCAGATTTCTGGGACTGAGTCTCCTTGGGATTATCCACCCCACGCATTCCCATATGACTCGCATTGAGCTGACCCAACATCAGGTTGAAGGTGTATTGAAAGTCCTCCGTGGTAGAGGCAGCCTTGGCCAGTGGAAGGTATTTATCTCTGAGAGCCGAAAAATCATAGCCGTGGAAATTGGGGTCGTAGAATCCACGATCAAGGGCACGCCAGGCATCATGGTAAATCTGCTCCTTCTCCCCAGCATTATCAATTTGGATGCGGGAGGATACAGCGAGTTTTTCGACTTTATTATCTTTCGTCACAATCCGCCGAATTACCCCACCCTTAGTCAGAGCGTAGACGTGATCACCTTTTCCTGAAAGGTATAATGCACGAGGCCCACTTTTATCCCCGATGACCGTTTTCTCTTTTTCGCCATCCCAGCGGACTTTGTAGAGGTTTCGGACCGTTTCGTAATCCTGCCGACCAGGACTACCAATGGTGTAATAGATCATCTCACCTTCCTTATCGAAAACGAATTCTCCTTCATTCCCAGACTTGGAAGTCACCTGAACCAGGCGCAGATAGATGCGATCGAAATCGATCTCGATGGCGGGGACTTCCTCATCCTCATCACCCTTCTCTTCCTCTTCGTCTTCATCTTTCTCTTCATCTAACTCTGCCTCTTCCTCACTCTCCGTTTCTTTCGAGGCTTCCTCGGGCTTATCACCCTTCTTCTTGGAAGGTGCTTTCTTTTCTTTCTCCTTATCGTCTTTTTGCTGACGCTCGCGCTCCCATTGCTCGTCTGATTTTTCCCAATCCGATTTTTTCAACCAGGCAAACCACACATCGGCATCGCCGTTATTTCGTTCGGAAAGGAAACCCAACTTGCTCCCATCACAACTCCAGGCCGGGCTGGAATCATAACCGGGATGCATCGATACGTTCACGGGATCCGAGGAATTGTCGACCGGGTGGATAA
This genomic stretch from Opitutia bacterium ISCC 52 harbors:
- a CDS encoding PD40 domain-containing protein — its product is MKSLLCILTTFFLLASPAFGYVLQPAISPDGKQVAFCYQGDIWTVSSKGGRPFRVTVHEGYDSNPRWSLDGERLAFQSDRYGNNDIFSMPSQGGVPTRHTHHSATDNLANYNEDGSILFLTRRVYAQVEREYEIYRAAVEGGTPARYMDALGFDPVVSPDGSKIAFVRGTCRIEREAYQGPANRDVWIYDMESEEYTQLTDYEGNDFSPKWLNDSTLLFISSREGKYNVFQTTLKGSVKQITFEEEFGVNSFDLSPRTKQIVYQHGADVSLRKVGSRSSSLLEIELSADVRFDPVVSETMKDKVDEYAVSPDGKHTAYAIRGDLFVTRNDKEDDRSVRLTNSPSRERDVIWLNDQAILFASDQDGQNDFYLIESADEDEENLFRTLKTQTRKLTDTPEEEFAPILAPNGKQLVYLQGNSKLIAAEVDEEGAFSNAVTLLDGWAEPADISWSPDSRWIAYSQDDLNYNSEIFIHPVDNSSDPVNVSMHPGYDSSPAWSCDGSKLGFLSERNNGDADVWFAWLKKSDWEKSDEQWERERQQKDDKEKEKKAPSKKKGDKPEEASKETESEEEAELDEEKDEDEEEEKGDEDEEVPAIEIDFDRIYLRLVQVTSKSGNEGEFVFDKEGEMIYYTIGSPGRQDYETVRNLYKVRWDGEKEKTVIGDKSGPRALYLSGKGDHVYALTKGGVIRRIVTKDNKVEKLAVSSRIQIDNAGEKEQIYHDAWRALDRGFYDPNFHGYDFSALRDKYLPLAKAASTTEDFQYTFNLMLGQLNASHMGMRGVDNPKETQSQKSGLVGMEGVNTEDGFRVSSIVPSSPLTKASTPIEVGDVIISVDREPVANDVNVFSLFADKANNEVLLEIEREGETLESIIWPVGSLSSENYDAWVEARRELVDDFSGGRLGYLHIRAMGWDSFERFQTELIAAGYGKEGIVIDVRYNGGGWTTDYLMAVLNVDQHAYTIPRGAASNLAEEHLQFKSYYPSTRLPLASNSKPSVALCNENSYSNAEIFSHAYKSLGLGTLVGQPTFGAVISTGGYGLVDGSYVRMPLRGWFVKETELNMEHNPAVPDILVENPPAYKSRKVDPQLKRAVDELIKQLDAG
- a CDS encoding sodium:solute symporter family protein — protein: MPAESTFNKELFLIIFGFYMLGMVILGWWVSRKQKTGDDFLLGGRKVPFFLVLGTTIATMVGTGSSMGAVGKAYVQGWAGALFALGGAFGLFFLAKFFADVRKYKFMTLSEEMSFYYGGNRLIKGIVGVAIFFASVGWLGTHILGGSLYLNWVAGIDMTWSKIIVASGFTIYVIIGGYTAVVWTDTIQAVILFFGFILMGFLCLGQLDAFNNSEALFSPKYFTFLEPGTILASLTVVASIFISTATVPSFRQRIYSSVDKETVQKSYYLSALMYLLFAIIPVIVGITAFNLIPDIANPDQAFPELVTKILPAGIGIIVLLAGLSAVISSASSDAIAGTSILLRDVFILLTGKMPPKEKAILYSRYGAMITSVFAVAFSMLSNNIFDYIKDMVGIVMSGMFVCAVFGKFWKRSTWQGGVAALVTGSCTALILMFIPDWKAMFGGVTLPSVAVSSICCVVVSLMTPASTVTDEEALASLEKEREVFSS
- a CDS encoding DUF3472 domain-containing protein — its product is MKASTILISLTLFLSFCLNAQGQHLKAAYAVAHHDVKNITAFYREVEVVDLPQGTYSAISFTGGYVGLAMRNPHINFSIWDTKVKGKIIGQAKMIKSSKMGTPDNHRFGHEGSGYHTELDFKWKPGVRYKVYVEVEHLNENTRYSAYFGEVAKEWHFIATIERPGIHYLRGPGGFLEHVGKKLADQRRATTYYGAWVSDGERWEPVTKIKYNFKDPTTANAIFKDNGVTLQIGQGIRSQYEKNHIFEIEALDRPEFPN